Proteins co-encoded in one Pelobates fuscus isolate aPelFus1 chromosome 5, aPelFus1.pri, whole genome shotgun sequence genomic window:
- the TNFAIP8 gene encoding tumor necrosis factor alpha-induced protein 8 isoform X1, producing MSLEGDDSKDVATDVFNSKYLAVQAQKKILGKMASSKYIATSLIDDTSGEVLDELYQVTKEYTQSKKEAEKIIKNLIKIVIKLAVLYRNNQFNQDEIAMMEKFKRKVHQLAMTVVSFHQVEFTFDRNVLSKLLNECSELLHQVIQRHLTAKSHGRVNNVFDHFSNCEFLAALYNPFGPYKLHLQRLCDGVNKMLDEDNI from the coding sequence TGGCAACCGATGTCTTCAACTCCAAATATTTGGCAGTACAGGCCCAAAAGAAGATCCTTGGCAAGATGGCATCTTCTAAATACATAGCAACATCATTGATTGATGATACCAGTGGGGAAGTATTAGATGAACTTTATCAAGTAACGAAAGAATACACCCAAAGCAAGAAAGAGGctgaaaaaatcattaaaaacctcaTAAAAATTGTTATAAAACTTGCAGTTTTGTATAGAAATAATCAGTTTAACCAGGACGAAATTGCAATGATGGAAAAATTCAAGCGGAAGGTCCATCAGTTGGCTATGACAGTGGTCAGCTTTCATCAAGTTGAATTTACATTTGACCGTAATGTGTTGTCCAAATTGTTGAACGAGTGTAGTGAGCTACTTCATCAAGTCATCCAACGCCACCTTACAGCAAAGTCTCACGGACGTGTCAATAATGTGTTCGACCACTTTTCCAATTGTGAGTTTTTGGCTGCTTTGTATAATCCATTTGGACCTTACAAACTCCATCTCCAAAGACTCTGTGATGGTGTCAACAAAATGTTGGACGAAGACAATATTTAA
- the TNFAIP8 gene encoding tumor necrosis factor alpha-induced protein 8 isoform X3 produces the protein MATDVFNSKYLAVQAQKKILGKMASSKYIATSLIDDTSGEVLDELYQVTKEYTQSKKEAEKIIKNLIKIVIKLAVLYRNNQFNQDEIAMMEKFKRKVHQLAMTVVSFHQVEFTFDRNVLSKLLNECSELLHQVIQRHLTAKSHGRVNNVFDHFSNCEFLAALYNPFGPYKLHLQRLCDGVNKMLDEDNI, from the coding sequence TGGCAACCGATGTCTTCAACTCCAAATATTTGGCAGTACAGGCCCAAAAGAAGATCCTTGGCAAGATGGCATCTTCTAAATACATAGCAACATCATTGATTGATGATACCAGTGGGGAAGTATTAGATGAACTTTATCAAGTAACGAAAGAATACACCCAAAGCAAGAAAGAGGctgaaaaaatcattaaaaacctcaTAAAAATTGTTATAAAACTTGCAGTTTTGTATAGAAATAATCAGTTTAACCAGGACGAAATTGCAATGATGGAAAAATTCAAGCGGAAGGTCCATCAGTTGGCTATGACAGTGGTCAGCTTTCATCAAGTTGAATTTACATTTGACCGTAATGTGTTGTCCAAATTGTTGAACGAGTGTAGTGAGCTACTTCATCAAGTCATCCAACGCCACCTTACAGCAAAGTCTCACGGACGTGTCAATAATGTGTTCGACCACTTTTCCAATTGTGAGTTTTTGGCTGCTTTGTATAATCCATTTGGACCTTACAAACTCCATCTCCAAAGACTCTGTGATGGTGTCAACAAAATGTTGGACGAAGACAATATTTAA
- the TNFAIP8 gene encoding tumor necrosis factor alpha-induced protein 8 isoform X2, translated as MLRSMATDVFNSKYLAVQAQKKILGKMASSKYIATSLIDDTSGEVLDELYQVTKEYTQSKKEAEKIIKNLIKIVIKLAVLYRNNQFNQDEIAMMEKFKRKVHQLAMTVVSFHQVEFTFDRNVLSKLLNECSELLHQVIQRHLTAKSHGRVNNVFDHFSNCEFLAALYNPFGPYKLHLQRLCDGVNKMLDEDNI; from the coding sequence TGGCAACCGATGTCTTCAACTCCAAATATTTGGCAGTACAGGCCCAAAAGAAGATCCTTGGCAAGATGGCATCTTCTAAATACATAGCAACATCATTGATTGATGATACCAGTGGGGAAGTATTAGATGAACTTTATCAAGTAACGAAAGAATACACCCAAAGCAAGAAAGAGGctgaaaaaatcattaaaaacctcaTAAAAATTGTTATAAAACTTGCAGTTTTGTATAGAAATAATCAGTTTAACCAGGACGAAATTGCAATGATGGAAAAATTCAAGCGGAAGGTCCATCAGTTGGCTATGACAGTGGTCAGCTTTCATCAAGTTGAATTTACATTTGACCGTAATGTGTTGTCCAAATTGTTGAACGAGTGTAGTGAGCTACTTCATCAAGTCATCCAACGCCACCTTACAGCAAAGTCTCACGGACGTGTCAATAATGTGTTCGACCACTTTTCCAATTGTGAGTTTTTGGCTGCTTTGTATAATCCATTTGGACCTTACAAACTCCATCTCCAAAGACTCTGTGATGGTGTCAACAAAATGTTGGACGAAGACAATATTTAA